DNA from Pelotomaculum isophthalicicum JI:
AATAAACGTTAAATCATATATAATGATCCGGTTACAATATGTATTCATATATTATTTGAATATTTTAAAGCAGCCAGGTAAAGATATTAATGATAGAAATTGTCAATTAAATTTTGGGGGGTTAAATAATGCTTTCTTATCGCACCATAGCCGGAATCGGAGCAGCTACACTGGCGTTATTAGCTCTATCCAGGGCTAATAAACATTTGCGCAATAGGACCTGTATTTCCGCGGAAAACTATGCGAGAAAAACGGCGGGACGTGTGGAAGGAATCATTCGCAGGCGTACATTAAAGAACTTAAGTGTAACGAATGATGTTATTTAAGATTATTCACGCGGTTGTGTAACCGGGCTAACAGAGAACTAATTGGGGTTGTAACAAAATACGCCACTTAAAGTGGCTTATTTTGTTGTATAATATTAAGGTGGGCAACTACTTTGGGGTTAGTATTCAGTAGTCAGTATTCAGTAGCCAGAATGAGAGAACGGTTTATTGTCCCGAGTATCCTAAATTATAACTACTGAATTCTGAAAGCATGAATAGTAACAGGGTAAGCGTTATAGGGAGGATAATTTAACTATGTCTTTGGTTGGAATAGTGATAGCAGTTGTTTTTTTTACTGCCGGGATCATCGGTACCATAATGCCTGTTTTACCCGGAGCGCCATTAATTTGGTTGGGGATGTTGATATACGGTATTTTTGTTAAGTTTAACAACATGTCGTGGCTCTTCTTCGCTGGTCAAGGGTTGGTTGTGGCACTAGTTTTTTTAATCGATTACTTAGCCGGTGTATGGGGTGTAAAAAGATATGGAGGATCGAAAGCAGCGGTTTGGGGAAGTGTCATCGGCGGTATTTTAGGTATATTGCTGCTGGGCCCGTTTGGACTAATCTTCGGTCCATTTATTGGTGCGGTAGCAGGGGAACTATATCGTAAAAGTGACCTGAATAAAGCTTTCCAGGTCGGGATCGGCACTTTAATTGGATTTCTGGGAGGAACCATTTTAAAACTGGCGGTGGAAGTGTTAATGATAATATGGTTCTTTACCGTTATATATTGATCTCAGGAGTTAGGAGTCAGTATGAGAGAATTAGAGAATGGTTTATTGTCTGGAAATATTCTGGATTCTAACTGCTGAATTCTGAATACCTTAATAGTAATAATAAATATAGTTTGGGGGAAGAGTGGCAATGAATTCTGGTAAGGATTACAAAGACAATGCGACTGTGCGGGTGGAGTTTACCGTTCGCTGGGGTGACTGCGATGCTGCCGGGATAACTTATTACGCGAAGTATTTTGATTGGTTTACGGACGGTCGTATAGCTTTTTTAGAAAAAGCGGGATTGCCCTATATGGCCACCTTTCATAACCATGGCATCGAATTGGTGGTTATTGACGCGTTCTGCCGTTATAGATTATCGTTGCGGCCTGTGGAAAAAGTATTCCTTGAAACTAGCGTAGCTTCATTAACCCGGACCAGGATTACTTTTACTTACCGCATTTTGAAAGAAGACAACACCGTCGCGGCTGAAGGAAGCACAAACCACGCTTTTGTGGATGAACGGGGCAAGCCGTTTAATTTAGCAAAGAAGTATCCTGAATTGTGGGACGAACTATACCGTACTTTAGGTGAGGGGGGTGGTATATAGAATTATCAGCATGGGACCAAAGTATGGGGTTATTGTGCAGGGAGGGAGTTTAGTGAAGTCTGTTCAGGACCGTGTGCAGGCGCTGCTCGACGCTTACCCTGTCTGGCCGCGCCGCACTATAGCCGGACATTTTGATGAGGCGGTAAAGAAATATCAAAACCGGACCCTGGTGTTCACCTTAGAGAAGGAATATACATATGCGGAGATGCAGGAGCGGTCCGATTTGCTGGCAAGGGGATTGCTGGCGCTGGGAATCAGGCCGCGTGAACATGTCGCCCTATTAATGGGCAATTACCCTGAGTTTATTATTAGCAAACTTGCCCTGACGAAAATCGGGGCTGTTTGTGTGCCGCTTAACACAATGCTGCTCGAACGTGAACTGGCCTTTTTATTGGAAGATTCGGACGTTGTGGCGTTAATATTTAATGATTCTCTTGGTAAAAACAACTATGTAGATATTATTGGCAGGATATGCAGTGAGTTGACCGTCCAACCTGACGGTATTAACGTTTCTTGTGCCGCTTTGCCTCGATTGCGCAATGTTATATGTTTTTCAGCAAACGACAGTATATATGACGATCTGATGAGTTTTAACGATTTGTACAGGCTTGGCGAGGGCATATCGCCCGATGAATTGCAGCGTGTGCGGCAAGCCACTGAATATCCCGATGATATTTGCGATATTATGTACACCTCAGGAACCACCAGCCTGCCCAAAGGCGCCATGATGAGCCACGACATGCTTTTGCGGAGCTCATACGCGGCGTGTCTTACCCGCGCTGTTGAAGACGGCCGCCGGATTTACTTTCCGCTGCCTCTTTATCATATATTTGCATATGAGTTAGGTCTACTTGTCGTCACTTTTGTTGGCGGAGCGATAGTTACGCATGCGCAGTTCACCCCCCGTGAGGCGTTGGAATTAATGGAGAAAAGCCGTGCCAATGATTTTCTTTGTGTCCCGTCGATTCTCCTCGCTGTGCTCAATCACCCGGATTTAAAAAAACATGATCTTAGCTCTCTGCATGCCACGATGTGCGGCGCCACGCCGGCGCCGGTGCCTCTCTGGCAGCGGGCTGTCGATGAACTGAATTTGCAGGAAATGTGCGCCGGATACGGTATGACCGAGGTTTCCGGGGCCAGTACAATAACCTCGCCAGGCGACCCGGTGGAGGTTATGGCTACCCGCGTGGGGCGGCTCGTGATGGCCAACTGTAGCGGTTTGCCGGAGTTCGGCAACCGCAATATTCAATATAAAGTGGTTGACCCCTTTACCGGTAAGGAACTGCCGCCAGGCGAAGAGGGGGAGTGGGTTTGCCGCGGCAACATGGTGACCAGGGGTTATTACAAGCGGCCGCAGGAAAACGTTGAATTGATCGACAAGGATGGCTGGCTGCGAACAGGTGATTTGGGAATAATCCACCCGGACGGTCTTTTCCAAATAACCGGGCGCAGTAAGGAAATCTATAAAATATCCGGTGAAAACGTTTCGCCCAAAGAGGTTGAAGAAGTCATCAGCACTCACCCTAAAGTCAATCAAGTTTATGTGTTGGGGGTCCCTGACCGGAATATGGGTGAAGTGGGCGTGGCATTTATTGAATTAAAACCGGGTGAAGAATCCACCAGGCGGGAAATTGTCGGATACTGTAAGGGTAAACTGGCTCGCTTTAAAATCCCGCACCATATTTTTTTCACATCCTCATCAGAGCTGCCCTTTACAAGCTCAGGCAAAATTAAAAAGTATAAACTGGCCGAGCGTGCCTTATCGCTGCTTGAAAAAGATGGGAAGAAGTCTTGACACGAAAGCAACCTCCGTTGGTTTACCGCCTAGGAGGTTGCTTTTTATATCAAAATATTTCGAAGCAAGATTATGCTAGGGATGTATTCCCAGTTCCTTGGCCAAAGCCTGGAACGCTGGTAGCGATCTCAAGATGATTTGTTTGCTGACACAGTATGCGATGCGGAAGTACCCTGGTGTGCCAAAACCGCTGCCCGGCACTACGAGGATATTATGTTTTTGAGCGATTCTGACAAACTCCACGTCATCTTTTACCGGGGATTGCGGGAAAAGGTAAAAAGCCCCCTGCGGCTTAATCATTTTAAAACCCATGGCAGTTAAATTGTCATACAGGAGATCTCTTTTTTCCTGATATTCGGCGATGTTGACACTTTCATGCTGTAGTCCGGCCACGAGGTGCTGCATTAACGCCGGGGCGTTGACGAATCCGAGAGTGCGGTTGCAAAAAACCAGCCCCTCCATTAACAGGTCCGCCTGATCAATTTTGGGAGAGATAGCAGCATACCCGATCCGTTCTCCTGGCAGGGCGAGGTCTTTGCTATGGGATGTGACTACGACGCTGTTCTTGATATACTTGAAAACGCTGGGGACGGTGGTGCCGTCGTAAGTGATTTTTGCATAAGGTTCGTCTGATATGACAAAAACCGCGTGTCCAATTTCTTTTTCCTTGGTTTCGAGCAATTTTCCCAAATCCGCGAGTGAACCGGCACCGTAAACCACGCCAGTGGGGTTGTTGGGAGTATTAATGATAATTGCTTTGGTATTTGCCGATATCGCTGTGTTTATGGCGTTCAAATCAAGCTCGAATTCATCGGTAGTCTTAACTTCCTTGAAAACTCCACCGTGATTGTCTATATAAAACTTATACTCCACAAAGAAGGGCGATAGAATAATAACCTCGTCGCCAGGATCGAGAATGGTTTTGAGCACGACGTTTAACGCTCCGCCGGCTCCACAGGTCATAACAATATGATTCTCTTTAAAAGAAAGACCGCATTGTTCCGCCAGCGCTTCAGCAACAGCCCGGCGTGTTTCAGGGTAGCCCGCATTGCTCATGTAGCGGTGCATGCCCGTTATTGGCTCCAGCGCGATCTTTTTTAATGCTTCCTTAAATGCTTTTGGCGGCTCAACATCCGGGTTTCCTAGAGAAAAATCATAAACATTCTCATCCCCGAACTGTTTCCGCAACCTTTCTCCTTCTTCAAACATCTTCCTGATAAAAGATGCGTTTGTAAGTAGTGTATTAATCTTTTTAGAAATCGTCATTATATCACACCCCTTATATTGTTGGGTTTTATTATCGTTGTCGTACACCATATTGTAATGATTCAATATTTAGGTGATTTATTGAAATATGTTTTTCTGTTGTCGAATATTAGCAGATAATTCGTCAGATATTGACAAATTCCTGCAATAATACCCCCTAGTTATTAATTTTTAGCTACCCTATAATAATATGGCAGGCATGAATTATTTGCAACAAGGAGATGGAGATGGAAGATGACAATAATAACGGGTATGACTCCGAACGGCCAGATAACAATACCTCGTTCAACAATGAAGCTGCTTGGCTTAAAAGCTGGCTGTGAAGTATCGATCGAGATCGTTAACGGATCGGTTGTTTTAAAAAAGATTGATGAGATGGTGGAGAGTAAGGAAGACAGCTTGATTTTTAAAGCAGGTTAGCGGTATTATAACAATTTTTTATTAAGGATGATTTTGCATGCCTTTAGTTCAGGCAGAAGTAATATTTTACAGAAAAGGACTTGATGGTCCCGTCCATGTCGGGTGGGGTAGAATAACCGGTAATGGGATTAATCTTGTGGCCGTTGCCGGTAGTAAAATATATCTGTTCTCTCCTTTGAATCAGAGCTATAATCTTGATGCTGTGATAGATGTAGGTACAACAATTTTAAGTCTGGCAGTGGGACTACGGTACCAAGGCATAGACAAAATTATTTTGGGAACGGAAGACAGAGTGATTGTTTACGGTGAAGGGACAGTTGATGAGCAGATTTCTATTGTTAAAATATGGGAGTATGAAGCCGAGCCAGGCGCCCGTTTTGTTGATTTGACAACGGCGGTTCTGAGCAGTGATACCGGTGAGACTGTCATTGCCGCGTCTGAAGGCAAGCAAGCGCTGTATTTTTACCAAACCCTAGGGCAAGCTGCCGCTTCGCAGCAATTAGGGCTGCTGGCCATCAGGGTATTGCCGGGACCGGCTCAAAAAGTAGCCGTCCTGTCGAGGGGTGAGGCAGAGACACCGGCGATTGTAGCCGCTTATAAAAACGACGGTACTTCCGGGCTTTTGACTTTGTATTATACTGAAGCGGGGTTTGCGGAAGGACCCGCGCAAGTAAACCTGCCGGCCAGGGTGAGTTCGATGACTGCCGGTCATTTAAGGCCTGCTCCGGGGGATGAACTGGTTTGGGGTGGCGAAGACGGTATATTCAGGATTATAGAAGTTAACGAGGAGTTAAGAACGGTGCTGAACTCCGATAACTTGGGCAGCAATATAACTGCGCTTACGGCAGGCAAGTTGACGGGTGAAGAGGCGGAGACGTTACTGGCGGGTACTCCGGAAGGTTATCTTTTCGGATACAGGGCTCCGGTTGAAAACAGCAGCCCTGACTGGACGGTGCTTATAGGCAATCCTGTAAACGATCTTGCTATAAGCGAAGAGTGCCTTGTCGGGCTGGGAACCGCGGACGGCGGCCTGCAAGTGTGGCGTTTGGTGCCTGAGGGTTTCTTGCTGCATGAGGCCAAAACCGGTGAAACGCTGGAAGCAATTGCAGCTATTTACCATACGACAGTAAGCATATTGGTCGAGACGAATCGCATTACCAACCCTGATCTAATCTTTCCCGGACAGGTATTGTTGATTCCGCAGCTTCCATGAGCAGACTGTCTGTATTGACACTCCGGTAGACGGAAGATATACTTTTACAATATAGGTTCAGTTTTAAGCAAATACCGGAGGAGGATAATAACTTGAAACTGCGTCTCGGTTTACCAAAAGGCAGTCTCCAGGAGGCTACCTTTCAACTTTTTAAACAGGCTGGTTTTAATATATCCGTCCGCAGCCGTTCCTATTTTCCGGCGGTAAATGATCCCGAATTGGAAATAGTGCTGATGCGGGCGCAGGAGATCCCCCGCTATGTTTACGAAGGAGTGCTTGATGCGGGGATAAGCGGGCTGGACTGGATCATGGAAAACGAGGCGGATGTGGTGGAGGTTGCCGATATGGTGTATGCTAAGAATACACCAAATCCGATCCGCCTGGTCATTGCTGTGGCTGACAACAGCGACATTAAAAGCGTATCTGATCTTAATGGCAAACGTGTTGCCACAGAACTAGTCCGGGTGACCCAAAAGTATTTAAAAGAAAACGGCGTCGAAGCTTTAATCGAGTATTCTTACGGCGCGACAGAAGTAAAAGTGCCCCATCTGGTTGATGCCATAGCTGACATAACCGAGACGGGGAGTTCGCTGAAAGCCAATAATTTACGAATTATTGCCACCATTCTTGAATCAACCACCAAACTGCACGCAAACCGCAGTTCATGGGAAGATCCATGGAAAAGGGAAAAATTGCAGAGCTTAGCCGTCCTTCTTCAGGGGGCGCTTCGTGCCCGGTCCAAAGTCGGGCTGAAAATGAATGTGCCCGGCGCTATGCTTGAAACTATTCTTGATGTCTTGCCGGCGATGAAACAGCCCACTATATCACAACTGGTTCGCAGTGACTGGGTTGCCGTGGAAGTTATTCTGGAGGAAATGCAAGTACGGGATCTTATTCCCGCGTTAAAGCGGGCCGGTGCGCAGGATATCATTGAATATCCTTTAACCAAAGTGATTCCGTAATTATCCGACCAGCCGGTCTGCCCTTATTTGTGCTTCGCGCATAACTTCTTCTTCATCTATTGTCAATACCCGCCTGTTTTCCATGAGAATCTTGCCGTCGACTATCACTGTGTCGACATCGGTGGAGTGGCCCGCGTAAACTAGGTTGGCAATTAAGTTGTGTTGCGGGCAGAAGTGCGGGCGGTGTTTATTTATTAAGATCAAATCCGCTTTCATACCGGTTTTCAACATGCCGATTTCACCGGCCAGCCCAAGGACACGCGCGCCGTTGGCGGTGGCTGTCCTCAGCGCGGTAAAGGCCGGCATCACTGTTGGATCACCGGTATTTACTTTTTGCAGCATGGCAGCGCTGCGCATTTCTTCCAGCATGTCTAAATTGTTGTTGCTGGCTGCTCCGTCAGTGCCCAGGCCGACACAGACGCCAGCCTCAAGCAGGCCGGCTACCGGCGCGGCGCCGCTGGCTAGTTTCATATTGCTTTCGGGACAGTGGGCCACTCCGACATTATTTCGCGCCAGAATCTCGATGTCCGCATTGTCAAGGTGGACACAATGGGCGGCCAGCACCGGCAGTTCGAAAAGTCCCACACTGTCAAGGTGCCCGACAGGGGTTCTGCCGTAGCTTGCATTAATTTGTTCTACCTCACTTTTTGTTTCGGCCACATGAATATGCAAACCGGCTCCGTATTTACCAGCCAGTTCAATCACCTGCTTAAGGTATTCAGGCGGGCAGGTGTACGGAGCGTGCGGACCAAACATCACTTTTATCCTGCCGCCGGCTCCGTCGTTCCATTCTTTAAAGAAGTTAATGTTTTCTTCCAAAGCCAATCCGGCATTAGGCCCGTTGCCAATCAAACCACGGGAGAGGCAGGCGCGCAGGCCGCTTTTTTCCACGGCAAGAGCCACTTGATCCATAATAAAATACATGTCCGCGAAAGTGGTGGTGCCCGATTTAATCATTTCCAGGCAGCAGAGCATGGTGCCCCAGTAAATATCCTCGGGTTCCAGCTTATCTTCCACAGGCCAAATTTTTTCAGAAAGCCACTCCATCAGGGGCATGTCGTCGGCATAGCTGCGCAGCATAGTCATGGCAGCATGGGTGTGGCAGTTAACAAAACCGGGCATGGCAATCTTGCCGGAACCGTCAATAACTCGTTTTGCCTGCTCTTCCGTGGAAACCGAACCGTACGGCCCCAGTGCGGCAATACGGTCGCCTTTGATAAGGATATCACCATTCTCTATGATATCTTCAGAGCCCTCCATGGTGAGAACACTAACTCCTTGAATCAATATGTCAGCCATCAGAATCCCCCTGTAATTCTTTACTCTTGCCAGTCGTTCATATACTTGGATTGCTCACCGGTCAGGTGATCAATTTCAATTCCCAAAGATTTTAACTTAAGATAAGCTACTCGCTGGTCTATCTCTTCCGGCACACGATACAGCTTTTTGCTCATTTTACCGGCGCTTTCTTTGATATACCTGGCTGACAGCGCTTGAATAGCAAAAGACATATCCATAATCTCAGCCGGGTGGCCGTCACCTGCCGCCAGGTTTACCAAGCGCCCCTCGGCCAGCAGATATATTTTGCGTCCGTCCTTTAGGGTATACTGCTCGACGTTTTGGCGGGCCAGCCGGCGTTCCACCGCCAATCCGGTTAATTCAGGCTTGTTTATTTCAACATCGAAATGACCGGCGTTGGCCAGAATGGCGCCATCTTTCATTTTATTGAAATGAGACTGGCGCAGGACATCCCGGCAGCCTGTGACTGTGACGAAAACATCACCTTGTGAGGCAGCCTGTTCACTGTTCATTACTTGATAACCATCCATGCAGGCCTCGATTGCCCTGACCGGGTCCACTTCACATACAATCACCCGCGCTCCCAAACCTTTTGCGCGCATGGCGATACCCTTGCCGCACCAGCCATAGCCCAGCACCACGACAACCTTTCCCGCCACCACCAGATTGGTTGTGCGCATTATCCCCGACCAGGCTGATTCGCCGGTGCCGTAGCGGTTGTCAAAAAGGAACTTGCAGAAGGCATTGTTTACCGCCAACATAGGGAACAGCAACTTCCCTTCCCGGTCGAGCGCCTCCAGCCTTCTGACGCCTGTTGTGGTTTCTTCGCAGCCGCCGATGACCTCGGCAGCCTGATCTTTGCGCTCGGTATGCAGCAGGTTCACTAAATCGCCGCCGTCGTCGATTACTATCTGAGGCCGGGTATCCAGCACATGCAGCAAATGCTCCTTGTACTCCTGGCCGGTGGCGTCGTACCAGGCGTAAACATTCAAGCCTGCCGCAGCCAGGGCGGCTGCCACGTCATCTTGTGTGGACAGAGGGTTCGAACCGGTGATGGCAACTTTCGCTCCGCCGGCCTGGACTACTTCAGCCAGGTACGCTGTTTTCGCCTCCAGGTGGATAGATAACGCCACCCGCAAACCGTCAAACGGTTTATCCCGCTCAAATTCTTCCCTGATGGCGTTTAACACAGGCATGTGCGCCCGTACCCAGTCTATT
Protein-coding regions in this window:
- a CDS encoding DUF456 domain-containing protein, whose translation is MSLVGIVIAVVFFTAGIIGTIMPVLPGAPLIWLGMLIYGIFVKFNNMSWLFFAGQGLVVALVFLIDYLAGVWGVKRYGGSKAAVWGSVIGGILGILLLGPFGLIFGPFIGAVAGELYRKSDLNKAFQVGIGTLIGFLGGTILKLAVEVLMIIWFFTVIY
- a CDS encoding acyl-CoA thioesterase, translated to MNSGKDYKDNATVRVEFTVRWGDCDAAGITYYAKYFDWFTDGRIAFLEKAGLPYMATFHNHGIELVVIDAFCRYRLSLRPVEKVFLETSVASLTRTRITFTYRILKEDNTVAAEGSTNHAFVDERGKPFNLAKKYPELWDELYRTLGEGGGI
- a CDS encoding AMP-binding protein — encoded protein: MKSVQDRVQALLDAYPVWPRRTIAGHFDEAVKKYQNRTLVFTLEKEYTYAEMQERSDLLARGLLALGIRPREHVALLMGNYPEFIISKLALTKIGAVCVPLNTMLLERELAFLLEDSDVVALIFNDSLGKNNYVDIIGRICSELTVQPDGINVSCAALPRLRNVICFSANDSIYDDLMSFNDLYRLGEGISPDELQRVRQATEYPDDICDIMYTSGTTSLPKGAMMSHDMLLRSSYAACLTRAVEDGRRIYFPLPLYHIFAYELGLLVVTFVGGAIVTHAQFTPREALELMEKSRANDFLCVPSILLAVLNHPDLKKHDLSSLHATMCGATPAPVPLWQRAVDELNLQEMCAGYGMTEVSGASTITSPGDPVEVMATRVGRLVMANCSGLPEFGNRNIQYKVVDPFTGKELPPGEEGEWVCRGNMVTRGYYKRPQENVELIDKDGWLRTGDLGIIHPDGLFQITGRSKEIYKISGENVSPKEVEEVISTHPKVNQVYVLGVPDRNMGEVGVAFIELKPGEESTRREIVGYCKGKLARFKIPHHIFFTSSSELPFTSSGKIKKYKLAERALSLLEKDGKKS
- a CDS encoding pyridoxal phosphate-dependent aminotransferase, translating into MTISKKINTLLTNASFIRKMFEEGERLRKQFGDENVYDFSLGNPDVEPPKAFKEALKKIALEPITGMHRYMSNAGYPETRRAVAEALAEQCGLSFKENHIVMTCGAGGALNVVLKTILDPGDEVIILSPFFVEYKFYIDNHGGVFKEVKTTDEFELDLNAINTAISANTKAIIINTPNNPTGVVYGAGSLADLGKLLETKEKEIGHAVFVISDEPYAKITYDGTTVPSVFKYIKNSVVVTSHSKDLALPGERIGYAAISPKIDQADLLMEGLVFCNRTLGFVNAPALMQHLVAGLQHESVNIAEYQEKRDLLYDNLTAMGFKMIKPQGAFYLFPQSPVKDDVEFVRIAQKHNILVVPGSGFGTPGYFRIAYCVSKQIILRSLPAFQALAKELGIHP
- a CDS encoding AbrB/MazE/SpoVT family DNA-binding domain-containing protein, translated to MTIITGMTPNGQITIPRSTMKLLGLKAGCEVSIEIVNGSVVLKKIDEMVESKEDSLIFKAG
- a CDS encoding LysM peptidoglycan-binding domain-containing protein, coding for MPLVQAEVIFYRKGLDGPVHVGWGRITGNGINLVAVAGSKIYLFSPLNQSYNLDAVIDVGTTILSLAVGLRYQGIDKIILGTEDRVIVYGEGTVDEQISIVKIWEYEAEPGARFVDLTTAVLSSDTGETVIAASEGKQALYFYQTLGQAAASQQLGLLAIRVLPGPAQKVAVLSRGEAETPAIVAAYKNDGTSGLLTLYYTEAGFAEGPAQVNLPARVSSMTAGHLRPAPGDELVWGGEDGIFRIIEVNEELRTVLNSDNLGSNITALTAGKLTGEEAETLLAGTPEGYLFGYRAPVENSSPDWTVLIGNPVNDLAISEECLVGLGTADGGLQVWRLVPEGFLLHEAKTGETLEAIAAIYHTTVSILVETNRITNPDLIFPGQVLLIPQLP
- the hisG gene encoding ATP phosphoribosyltransferase encodes the protein MKLRLGLPKGSLQEATFQLFKQAGFNISVRSRSYFPAVNDPELEIVLMRAQEIPRYVYEGVLDAGISGLDWIMENEADVVEVADMVYAKNTPNPIRLVIAVADNSDIKSVSDLNGKRVATELVRVTQKYLKENGVEALIEYSYGATEVKVPHLVDAIADITETGSSLKANNLRIIATILESTTKLHANRSSWEDPWKREKLQSLAVLLQGALRARSKVGLKMNVPGAMLETILDVLPAMKQPTISQLVRSDWVAVEVILEEMQVRDLIPALKRAGAQDIIEYPLTKVIP
- a CDS encoding amidohydrolase; translated protein: MADILIQGVSVLTMEGSEDIIENGDILIKGDRIAALGPYGSVSTEEQAKRVIDGSGKIAMPGFVNCHTHAAMTMLRSYADDMPLMEWLSEKIWPVEDKLEPEDIYWGTMLCCLEMIKSGTTTFADMYFIMDQVALAVEKSGLRACLSRGLIGNGPNAGLALEENINFFKEWNDGAGGRIKVMFGPHAPYTCPPEYLKQVIELAGKYGAGLHIHVAETKSEVEQINASYGRTPVGHLDSVGLFELPVLAAHCVHLDNADIEILARNNVGVAHCPESNMKLASGAAPVAGLLEAGVCVGLGTDGAASNNNLDMLEEMRSAAMLQKVNTGDPTVMPAFTALRTATANGARVLGLAGEIGMLKTGMKADLILINKHRPHFCPQHNLIANLVYAGHSTDVDTVIVDGKILMENRRVLTIDEEEVMREAQIRADRLVG
- a CDS encoding adenosylhomocysteinase, coding for MPDYIVRNINLAPSGRLKIDWVRAHMPVLNAIREEFERDKPFDGLRVALSIHLEAKTAYLAEVVQAGGAKVAITGSNPLSTQDDVAAALAAAGLNVYAWYDATGQEYKEHLLHVLDTRPQIVIDDGGDLVNLLHTERKDQAAEVIGGCEETTTGVRRLEALDREGKLLFPMLAVNNAFCKFLFDNRYGTGESAWSGIMRTTNLVVAGKVVVVLGYGWCGKGIAMRAKGLGARVIVCEVDPVRAIEACMDGYQVMNSEQAASQGDVFVTVTGCRDVLRQSHFNKMKDGAILANAGHFDVEINKPELTGLAVERRLARQNVEQYTLKDGRKIYLLAEGRLVNLAAGDGHPAEIMDMSFAIQALSARYIKESAGKMSKKLYRVPEEIDQRVAYLKLKSLGIEIDHLTGEQSKYMNDWQE